From Syntrophorhabdaceae bacterium, the proteins below share one genomic window:
- a CDS encoding glycine zipper domain-containing protein: protein MKKLLVLLLVAMFGFAGYSCESIGGMSDTGKGAAVGAGVGAIAGQIIGGNTAGTLIGAAVGTLGGALVGHEMDYQKQKSANAQQQRAVAVPDSSQEAPPGQWIQVPGQWVNGKWVPAHKAWVPVNP, encoded by the coding sequence ATGAAAAAGTTGTTGGTCTTGTTGCTGGTCGCGATGTTCGGTTTTGCAGGATACTCCTGTGAGTCCATAGGAGGGATGAGTGACACGGGCAAAGGTGCGGCAGTCGGTGCGGGCGTGGGCGCCATAGCAGGTCAGATCATAGGCGGCAATACGGCCGGCACCCTCATCGGTGCGGCAGTCGGAACGCTGGGCGGCGCGCTTGTGGGGCATGAGATGGATTATCAGAAGCAGAAATCCGCGAACGCGCAGCAGCAGAGAGCCGTGGCAGTTCCCGATTCATCCCAGGAAGCACCTCCCGGACAGTGGATTCAGGTCCCGGGACAGTGGGTAAACGGAAAATGGGTCCCGGCGCACAAGGCATGGGTTCCCGTAAATCCTTAA
- a CDS encoding cobalamin-dependent protein (Presence of a B(12) (cobalamin)-binding domain implies dependence on cobalamin itself, in one of its several forms, or in some unusual lineages, dependence on a cobalamin-like analog.), giving the protein MKATETKRHLPSLLADLQEEEVLVEVRRRLKEGEDPLNLVEEFQLGMRLVGERYEKGIYYISALIMAGEIMHELGDVILPLLKNSLSGEETGSILLGTVEGDIHYIGKDIVKVMLRCFGFTVHDLGVDVPAAEFQKKAQELKPDIVGLSCLLTSSFDTMGATIELLRRGFSENGFRPEIIIGGIVDEHVCRHVGADGWANDAMKGVRLCQSLIRGRRSSR; this is encoded by the coding sequence ATGAAAGCGACTGAGACCAAAAGACACCTCCCTTCCCTTCTCGCGGACCTGCAGGAGGAAGAGGTCCTGGTGGAGGTACGTCGCCGGCTTAAGGAAGGCGAGGACCCCCTCAACCTGGTCGAGGAGTTCCAGTTGGGAATGCGCCTCGTGGGTGAGCGTTACGAAAAAGGCATCTACTATATCTCCGCGTTGATTATGGCGGGAGAGATTATGCACGAGCTTGGCGATGTGATATTGCCTCTCCTCAAGAACAGCCTTTCCGGAGAGGAGACGGGGAGCATTCTCCTCGGCACTGTGGAGGGCGATATTCACTACATCGGGAAAGATATCGTGAAAGTGATGCTGCGGTGCTTCGGTTTTACCGTGCATGACCTCGGCGTAGATGTGCCGGCCGCTGAATTCCAGAAAAAGGCGCAGGAGCTGAAACCTGATATCGTGGGACTCTCATGCCTTCTCACTTCGAGCTTCGATACCATGGGGGCCACGATCGAGCTGCTTCGCCGGGGCTTCAGCGAAAACGGCTTTCGCCCGGAAATTATCATCGGCGGGATCGTTGACGAGCACGTCTGCCGCCATGTGGGGGCGGACGGGTGGGCGAATGATGCCATGAAGGGTGTCCGTCTGTGCCAGAGCCTGATACGGGGGCGCCGCTCTTCCCGCTGA